In the Candidatus Rhodoblastus alkanivorans genome, one interval contains:
- a CDS encoding GNAT family N-acetyltransferase: MTEPAITARTLASPAAIESLAAEWRALEKATPEATGFQAPAWRLCCESGKSAARLVAVRENGRLVMLLPLQIDRMRGTAVARWLGEPLAQYGDALALPGPRRPDWLAAAEAEIGRWGDIDLLALTRLRADGVLAACGAPLVLASASRFAAPFVDLGRAPRRHRSIERRMKKLASHGELRLEAGAGPQDRRNAAEQALAFKSEWLRRQRRSSASLADPDVVACALALAEKGVLCVHRLWAGERLVSVELGLRREDAYRSLIAAYDSDLADCSPGHALTLLLMPLLARQGVKHFDFLPPADPYKLAFATGATTMGALYRPFNARGAVAAFALARLRPLAKDAVHALTDPGLPIGSMLRHLARAAARSDRACGESSNMGQNRFPSGAGTAI; the protein is encoded by the coding sequence ATGACCGAACCGGCGATCACCGCCCGCACGCTGGCGAGCCCCGCCGCGATCGAAAGCCTCGCGGCCGAATGGCGGGCGCTCGAAAAGGCGACGCCCGAGGCGACCGGCTTCCAGGCGCCGGCGTGGCGGCTGTGCTGCGAATCGGGCAAATCCGCCGCGCGGCTGGTCGCCGTTCGCGAGAACGGCCGGCTGGTCATGCTGCTGCCTTTGCAGATCGACCGCATGCGCGGGACGGCGGTCGCCCGCTGGCTCGGCGAACCGCTCGCCCAATATGGCGACGCGCTCGCTTTGCCCGGACCGCGCCGGCCGGACTGGCTCGCCGCGGCCGAGGCTGAAATCGGCCGCTGGGGCGACATCGATCTGCTCGCCCTGACCCGGCTGCGCGCCGATGGCGTTCTCGCCGCCTGCGGCGCCCCTCTCGTCCTGGCCAGCGCGTCTCGATTCGCCGCGCCCTTCGTCGACCTTGGCCGCGCGCCCCGGCGCCATCGCAGCATCGAGCGGCGAATGAAAAAGCTCGCGTCGCACGGCGAATTGCGCCTCGAAGCCGGCGCCGGCCCGCAGGATCGCCGCAACGCCGCCGAACAGGCGCTGGCCTTCAAGAGCGAATGGCTGCGCCGCCAGCGACGGTCCAGCGCCTCGCTGGCGGACCCCGACGTCGTGGCCTGCGCGCTGGCCCTGGCCGAAAAAGGCGTGCTCTGCGTCCACAGATTATGGGCCGGCGAAAGGCTCGTTTCCGTCGAGTTGGGCCTGCGCCGCGAGGACGCCTATCGCTCGCTGATCGCCGCCTATGATTCCGATCTGGCCGATTGCTCGCCCGGCCACGCCTTGACCTTGCTTCTCATGCCCCTGCTCGCCCGGCAGGGCGTCAAACATTTCGACTTCCTGCCGCCGGCGGACCCCTACAAACTGGCCTTCGCCACAGGCGCGACGACGATGGGCGCGCTCTATCGGCCGTTCAACGCCCGGGGCGCGGTCGCCGCATTCGCCCTCGCCCGCTTGCGGCCGCTCGCCAAGGATGCGGTCCATGCGCTGACCGATCCCGGGCTGCCGATAGGGTCCATGCTCCGCCATCTTGCGCGCGCCGCGGCGCGCT